Below is a window of Humulus lupulus chromosome 2, drHumLupu1.1, whole genome shotgun sequence DNA.
cactttGGCTTTCTCAGATTGAGGGTTTTGATGGCGACTGGCCTTTTTTGGCTTTGAGgctttcgtgaccatcctccacacgaatataTTTCTGCGCttgctcgtagaaatcatccaagtctatgacctccctcttgagcatgttatacCATAACTTGCTTCCCGAGCGCATTCTgactgtgatggccattttcagctttCTACGAGTCAAGCTCCCTACTTGGCTGCTTCCATACtaaacctgtgaatgtagctcttcagactctcattttctccttgcttcacgttggcgaggTTGGTGCctagcatcgtgtagtcccgcacggcgtggtgttgctggaggaattcatcggaAAATTGTTTCCAAGATCTAatggaccctggtctaagtcttttaaaccatttgtacgcaagtcctttcaatgtgacagcgaatcaatgacatctggccccgctactaattcccctcagcttcatcaggtcgttaaatgcatccagatgatATTTCAGATCTGTGCTTCTttcatagggggtcatatggggctccttgaagttggccggaagccggatggcttggatctccttgatgaagggcgactcatggtcaaaTTCATACTCAAAGGCTTGACCTTcggaggcggtgatgattttgaatccccttcagcTACTGATCACAACCCCAAACTGAAATCCTTACCTTAAACATAGAATTGAATCCCATTCAGCTACTAATCACAACCCCAAACCCTCAAGCTTTGATCCCCAAGCTTCAATCTTCACTTAGCCTTAAACACCAATccaagaggaagagagagagagaggtaattgtgagagagaaagaaagttactctgtttttccttcagcCTAATtccttctacaactttctaatttaacatataacccttggtcaaaagaccaaaatgcccctatgtccATTTAATTCCTTTTTTAGCCATCAAGGGCAAAAGtgtcatttcccacttatctcgCTAATCaaaattaacgtcctccaattcccattattctcaaataataattaaaccatatcccattacccgttcattcccggtaatatactaaacatcaaattaccactaggctcaccccgagcccggaaattaatcccgttatgaccaaaccactaatttacattctaagatcttctcatgccgaatagcttgaacaaatctatattataatgtgttctcatccataaatcataaacatgaacataaatatacatatatgccctcaacgggccaaattaggAAAATTCCTTTCTAATGATaagtgaacccacatgcatgcaattatcatcatataatcatataatcatgcatttaatcacataatggcataataaattaattatgaccctcctggcctcctaatccaaccactaaaccacattagggattttgggacattacatttaTTACCGGTGAGGAAGTTGCGGCGGATCACCGCCAGTAATTGTTAATAACAGCGGAGGGGCAGCTTAGTAGCGGCAGAGCTTACCGCCGCTAATGCCATTAAATGTTGTAGTGTGAGGAAGGAAATAGATTTTAGAATAAAAGTTTTGAACCTTGTTTAAGCCTTGAGATATTCATCTTCTACCTCTTATTCTTATGTTGATTTACATGAGTTATGTGATCTCTTCTTATCATTTTCCTTCTCAGTTATGTAATATTATttgttaatattatatatatatatatatgttatgtcaTTTTGATTGTAATCAtctctattattatatttttctaaCATTTTTGGCTTCGAGTGCTATACTTTATCTCAAAGACAAGTGACGTATTGATTTCTAATGGGACAAATTCATTTTATAAATGTTAGATTTTTTGTAAGTTGTTTAAGAGGATTAGTAGTGTTAAGATTTAGAATTATTAGGTTTGTGCAAGTCCTTGACAGTTCTACAGATGTTTATCAAGAAAGtgtataaatgataaaaaaaaatccctTTTTGTTCATTAGAGTAATTTTATTTATGTCTACTTTTTCCTATCATCCATCCAAATCTACTCTCGGTTGCTAAATTTACGAAAGTTCATTTTTTTGAAGaatttttttcataaaattctaaagcttttttttttcacaCTTTATAAAATcttcattaatttaaaaaatcccATCTCTACTTTATCATTCATTAGATTTTAGGAATACTATATATTTTCAACTACAACATTAATAATAAGTCATCTTTACTTTGTTGCCTAACTAAATTTGTTCATGACATGAGAATGAGATTGCTCAAGCACAAAACGTaaatgataactcttgaataaagagttatttcatgtgcttttgaacttatatttgtgaaaaaatcatgggtgatgttattttatttttagttttatgtaGCTATCTGTGATGttttcattattttaattaagtgtaattattttttagttttaatagctcTTGGGTTAAAGATAATGATTTCATGGATAGATTTGTGCACAAAGGAATGAGCTAGCATTTGAATCTATTGTGATGAATTTATGTGTTGATGGCTGAATATTCAGGATTGCTGCAGCAAAACTGAAGCATTGTGACCAGGCATATTTTGGAGCTCATGGAACACGTGGCAGTCAATGGTCAAGCTTATATTTTGGCTGATGTTGCAAGGGCAGAAGGAAATAATCAGCATATTGGAGAAAAGGACAAAAGATAAGGAAAACTTTATGTTTTGGGAGAAAAAGAGGGGCATTATGGTACTTttggagaagaagagaaaacctAATATACCAAAAAGAATGCTCCAGCCGTAATACACAACCAGTAGCCATTTTTGGCaaagaaaaaaccagaaaaaatagagaaaacaAGCTGAGATACCAACAAGGAAGAATGAGGACAAGCATAGAAAGCttaagcatcattttggatttgttctttcttcttttcctaaaCTTTCTGTTATTAATTTTTGAGTTAGATTCTAAATCtaaatattatgggctgttttgattgtgaattaatgtttatgaaaccaaccatgaactaatttcttggtggcttgaattgttgatgaaccctatgttataatctatccatttcttgcactttattttagtaaaatctcccttgatcattcaagtgtgcttaaattaatttcttgttgttgtttggccagcaatggcaagttattttaattatatttaatgctggaaaggttgaatgtaataggaaaaacttggatgacacaagtcataatctaggttaagTTATGTTAGTAATTAATATAGGGATATGTTAATTACCTTGTGTAACATATGAGAATTGCACTGtgtttgcattcttaaatctgattttgcataggaatatgtttaattaggtagaagaattaaggtcataagatttgggaaagttttatgcgtgttaaatgaactttttattatcctaggagttttgctagaatattgctgcagTAATCTGTCcgcaatttgttcaggatgaataatataggggaattcaataattcaagtccattttgcaattcatatatttctctcaattttcttgttcagttcagtatttaatttcagtatttccattttattttaatattttgcttagtCTATAAACAACCACTTGACTTTTAATTTTCTacaattgtttagtaattgttttgcttactttttaatttgcaatccctgtggagacgatcttgaatacttactactttattacttgttttgtgactgtgtaaacttgcacattttaatcaaattaattttcacaacaagtttttggcgccgttgccggggattgaaattagaaattcttgtaaaatcaattacttgcaatttatttatattttttctttgttgagctaactttgtttgcttgctctagtgttttctcaggtgatttactatatgaacgagcaagaagacattgaactagctcctattgaccccgagattgaaagaacaattagaagaagactaagggagcaacgggctcaaaatcgccttaatatggctgaagaggttgaaggagttgagggtgctaataGTGTCACTAACACAATTGCTATGGCTGATGACAGAGAGAGAGAGCCATAAGGGAGTATGCTGCCCCCATGTTCAATGAGCTCAATCCGGGCATTGTTAAgcctgaaattcaagcaccccaatttgagttaaagctcgtgatgttccaaatgttgcaaatTGTGGGTCCatttagtgggctgcctactgaggatcctcaccttcatcttcgttcatttttggaggtgagtgactccttcaagctacaaggagtgactgatgaggccctaaggttgaaattgttccctttctctttgagggatcgagctagagcttggctcaacacccttcctcccgactcggtgactacatggaatgagttggctgaaaaagtcttgatgaagtactttccccctaccaaaaatgccaagtttcgcaatgaaatcatgtcatttcagcagctggaagatgaatCATTCTGTGAAGCTTGGGATAGGTTCAAGGAATTATTGAGAAAGTGCCCACACCATGGGATCCcgcattgtatacaaatggagactttctacaatgggctcaattcttccactcgTATGGTGTTAGATGCTTAAGCCAATGGGGatattctctctaagtcctataatgaagcttatgagattttggagaggatagctagcaacaattatcaatggtccaatgttagagcctcaacaagtcgaaaagtggctggtatacttgaagttgatgcattgacaactttgaccgctcaagtttcttcaatgactaaccttctcaagaacatgagtttggggggaatggtacaaccaGCTGCTATGGGCCAAGTGGCAGATGtttcttgtgtttattgtggagatgggcacacaTTTGACAGCTGTCCATCAAATCCTGCATCAGTTTGTTACTTGGGGAATCAGAATGTGAGCCGAAATAACCCATATTCGAACTCTTACAATCTGGGTTGGAGGAACCATCCGAACTTCtcatgggggggtcaaggagctagttTAAGTGGAGCACCAATGCAAAAAAAGCCTACATATCCACCGGGATTTTCTCAACAAAAAAGAGCTCAACCACCTCCTCCACAAGTGTCTCAATCAAGctctttggagagtttaatgaagGAATACATGGCCAAGAACGATGCTGTGATTTAGAGTCAAGCGGCATCCTTGAGGAATCTAGAAACTCAGTTGGGGCAGCTTGCTAATGAACTACGGAATAGACCACAAGGCACTTTGCCTAGTGATACAGAAAATCCAAGAAAagatggcaaggagcattgcaaggtGGTTACTTTGAGGAGTGGCAAAAATGTGGAATTAACTGAGGATAATTGTGCTAGGAACagtgagcccacttcaatccaaagtagtggGGACAAAGGAGACAAAGCTGTGAAATCAAAAATTTTAAATGATGAACCTGAagcaattgctgcagcaattcctccGCAAAATGCTACAGGAGAGCATATaagcaagccacctccaccatttcctcaacGCTTTCAAAGGCAGCAACAAGATAGTCAATTCAGGagatttttagatgttttgaaaCAACTTCACATCAATATACCGTTGGTGGAAGCATTGGAGAAAATGCCCAATTATGTGAAGTTTTTGAAAGATATTTTGACTAAAAAGAGGAGGCTTGGTGAATTTGAAACAGTGGCGTTGACTGAAGGTTGTAGCGCTATATTGAAGAGtaaaattcctcctaaattgaAGGATCCGGGCAGCTTCACAATTCCTTGTTCTATTGGTGGTAGAGACGTTGGTAGAGCACTTTGTGACTTGGGGGCtagtatcaatttgatgcccatgtcaaTTTTTAAGAAGTTGGGGATTGGAGAAGCAAGACCAACCACAGTCACTTTGCAATTAGCGGATCGTTCTATGGCACACCCggaaggaaaaattgaagatgtACTTTTGCAAGTTGATAAATTCATTTTTCCAGCTGATTTCATCATCCTTGATTATGAAGCGGATAAAGATGTTCCTATTATCTTGGGTAGGCCATTTCTGGCTACCCGGAGGACCTtgattgatgtacaaaaaggggAGCTTACTATGCgggtgaatgaccaacaagtGACTTTCAACTTGTTCAATGCTATGAAGTTTCTGGATGAGGTTGAAGAATGCTCTAGGCTAAGTGTAATTGAGTCTATTGTTGCTGAAAAATTCCATAAGGAAGCTTGTAAAGATGGAGTGGGGGTGAGGTCACTTGAAGAGATTGAAAGTTTAAGTGAAGAGGAAGAAAGCCAAGTTACATGGGTGGAGTCAAAGCAGCCCTTTGCTAAATTCAGGAGGCCTTTTGAGTCATTGAACTTGTCGGAAGGGAATTTTAAGCCCCCCAAGCCTTCTATTCAAGAGCCACCAAAATTAGAGTTGAAGCCTTTGCCTAGt
It encodes the following:
- the LOC133814326 gene encoding uncharacterized protein LOC133814326, whose amino-acid sequence is MSLGGMVQPAAMGQVADVSCVYCGDGHTFDSCPSNPASVCYLGNQNSQAASLRNLETQLGQLANELRNRPQGTLPSDTENPRKDGKEHCKVVTLRSGKNVELTEDNCARNSEPTSIQSSGDKGDKAVKSKILNDEPEAIAAAIPPQNATGEHISKPPPPFPQRFQRQQQDSQFRRFLDVLKQLHINIPLVEALEKMPNYVKFLKDILTKKRRLGEFETVALTEGCSAILKSKIPPKLKDPGSFTIPCSIGGRDVGRALCDLGASINLMPMSIFKKLGIGEARPTTVTLQLADRSMAHPEGKIEDVLLQVDKFIFPADFIILDYEADKDVPIILGRPFLATRRTLIDVQKGELTMRVNDQQVTFNLFNAMKFLDEVEECSRLSVIESIVAEKFHKEACKDGVGVRSLEEIESLSEEEESQVTWVESKQPFAKFRRPFESLNLSEGNFKPPKPSIQEPPKLELKPLPSHLKYAYLRDNETLPVIISAMLGAEKESLCWLF